A portion of the candidate division KSB1 bacterium genome contains these proteins:
- the plsY gene encoding glycerol-3-phosphate 1-O-acyltransferase PlsY has translation MFSLVLIILFAYLVGSFPTSIVVGRMTRRIDIREHGSKNAGGTNAFRVLGWKAGLFVAVVDILKGVLATLLIAKIRVDPLMLDYELVQIIAGTFAVIGHIWTVLAKFKGGKGVATGAGLIIALFPWASLICFIIFAALVLTTRYVSLGSIIATSSLPFVLLTFDRMFGKSVSTSLLTFSILISCLIIFTHRSNIRRLLNGT, from the coding sequence ATGTTTTCATTAGTATTGATTATATTGTTTGCTTATCTCGTTGGCTCTTTCCCGACCAGTATCGTCGTGGGCAGAATGACCCGACGAATCGACATCAGGGAGCATGGCAGCAAGAACGCCGGTGGCACAAATGCTTTCCGAGTCCTGGGTTGGAAAGCAGGACTCTTTGTTGCGGTGGTAGATATTTTAAAGGGCGTTCTGGCGACGCTTCTGATTGCCAAAATTCGCGTCGACCCGTTAATGTTGGATTATGAACTTGTTCAAATTATCGCGGGCACCTTCGCAGTTATTGGCCATATCTGGACAGTCCTGGCGAAGTTCAAAGGCGGCAAAGGTGTGGCAACCGGAGCGGGATTGATCATCGCACTTTTTCCCTGGGCTTCATTGATTTGCTTCATTATATTCGCGGCCCTGGTTTTGACCACCCGCTATGTTTCACTGGGTTCGATTATCGCGACCTCATCCCTGCCTTTTGTTTTGCTGACATTTGACCGCATGTTCGGAAAATCCGTTTCAACTTCGCTTTTGACATTCAGCATCTTGATAAGCTGCCTGATTATTTTCACCCACCGTTCCAATATTCGCCGGTTGTTAAATGGTAC
- a CDS encoding DegV family EDD domain-containing protein, translating into MKIDYLDGLRLKQGVIAGARRVILMQDSLNKINVFPVPDNDTGTNMALTMQSVAEGAISCREESISGMSKCLADAALMGARGNSGAILAQFFQGLAESFEGKFKATLSHFGEAVETAGRGAYEAITEPKEGTILTVIHDWAEKVKRHSHLSEDFKDLFHKGLNEAQLSLKNTPKKLKLLAKAGVVDAGAQGFVHMLEGVHHFMLSGKIEKAVGIGGNKTRRAKVENAPEDIIFQFCTECLVDGESIDRSKLRSDLSELGNSVIVAGSSEKVRIHVHTNDPEKVFTAAGNYGAVSKRKFDDMRDQHQEAYGEKKEPKIALVTDSSCDLPPEFIIRHNIQMVPIQVSFGTESYIDKITITPKEFYRILQESEHSPKTSQPTPGDFKNTYKELWGHYDSAVSVHLAGAVSGTFQAAQTAVKSEANSKVSLIDSCNATVGLGLIVAETAKAIEEGCEIEEVVKRAEWATKSVRVFLSFATVKYLIRGGRLSKSRGLVARLFNLKPILTLDAEGKIQTLTKTMGGAAALNKMLQLVCREATGKKNLRFGVAHANAPEKAKYLVKQIARQFEIKKKDIMIVHVSPALGAHAGPGATGVAFLGE; encoded by the coding sequence ATGAAAATTGACTACCTCGATGGACTACGGCTTAAGCAAGGTGTGATTGCCGGCGCCAGACGCGTGATTTTAATGCAGGATAGTCTCAACAAGATTAACGTCTTTCCCGTGCCGGACAACGATACCGGCACCAACATGGCTTTGACCATGCAAAGTGTCGCCGAGGGTGCGATTAGCTGCCGGGAGGAGAGCATTTCCGGGATGAGCAAGTGTCTGGCAGATGCGGCCTTGATGGGAGCCCGGGGCAACTCGGGAGCGATTTTAGCGCAGTTCTTTCAGGGACTGGCCGAGAGTTTTGAGGGAAAATTCAAAGCGACCCTGAGCCATTTTGGTGAAGCAGTTGAAACGGCCGGACGCGGCGCTTACGAGGCTATCACAGAACCCAAAGAGGGGACCATTCTCACGGTCATTCACGATTGGGCAGAAAAAGTAAAAAGACACAGCCATTTATCCGAGGACTTCAAAGATCTGTTCCACAAAGGGTTGAACGAGGCCCAGCTTTCCCTGAAAAATACTCCCAAAAAACTGAAGCTGCTGGCAAAAGCCGGGGTCGTTGATGCCGGGGCGCAGGGATTTGTGCACATGCTTGAGGGCGTCCATCATTTTATGCTGTCAGGAAAGATTGAAAAAGCAGTGGGCATAGGTGGCAATAAAACACGCCGCGCGAAAGTTGAAAATGCGCCGGAAGATATTATCTTCCAGTTCTGTACAGAGTGTCTGGTTGACGGAGAGTCAATCGACCGCAGCAAACTCCGCAGTGATTTGAGCGAGTTGGGAAACTCCGTGATTGTGGCCGGGTCTTCTGAGAAAGTTCGCATCCACGTTCACACAAATGATCCCGAAAAAGTTTTCACAGCCGCCGGAAATTACGGCGCCGTGAGCAAACGAAAATTTGATGACATGCGAGACCAGCACCAGGAGGCTTACGGAGAAAAAAAAGAACCAAAGATTGCTCTGGTGACTGATTCATCCTGCGATTTACCGCCCGAATTTATTATTCGCCACAATATTCAAATGGTGCCCATTCAAGTTTCATTTGGCACTGAAAGTTATATTGATAAAATAACTATTACGCCCAAAGAGTTCTATCGCATCCTGCAAGAGTCTGAACATAGCCCTAAAACCTCCCAACCCACGCCGGGCGATTTTAAAAATACATATAAAGAATTGTGGGGGCACTATGATTCCGCGGTTTCGGTGCATCTCGCAGGAGCTGTGAGCGGGACTTTTCAAGCAGCGCAAACTGCGGTAAAGTCAGAGGCAAATAGCAAAGTTTCCTTGATTGATAGCTGCAACGCAACTGTCGGTTTGGGCCTCATCGTTGCTGAAACAGCTAAGGCAATAGAAGAAGGGTGCGAGATAGAAGAAGTGGTAAAAAGGGCGGAATGGGCGACAAAAAGCGTCAGGGTTTTCCTAAGTTTTGCTACGGTTAAGTATTTAATTCGCGGCGGCCGGTTGAGTAAATCCAGAGGGCTTGTGGCCAGGTTGTTTAACTTGAAGCCAATTTTAACTCTGGATGCTGAGGGCAAAATTCAAACACTTACAAAGACTATGGGCGGCGCTGCTGCTCTAAATAAAATGCTTCAACTGGTTTGCCGTGAAGCGACTGGAAAAAAGAATTTGAGATTCGGCGTGGCACACGCAAACGCGCCGGAAAAAGCCAAATACCTTGTTAAGCAGATCGCCAGGCAGTTTGAAATTAAAAAGAAAGATATTATGATTGTGCACGTTTCTCCTGCTTTGGGTGCCCACGCCGGGCCAGGGGCTACAGGAGTTGCATTTTTAGGAGAGTAG
- a CDS encoding tetratricopeptide repeat protein — MKNLFYSLIILLKFSSPGLAQTADEFNTKGMEFFKEGKINEAIQELQNAIKQDTTFVKAYINLGYIYYANRILDYAIPLYKKALTFEPESALAHNNLGAALLANRNYAEAINEYRLAIKYDSTYTEAHNNLAFAYYSVGLQDFAIKEAETALKLNPDYARAYNNLGLAYGAKSMFDEAEVHLKKALELAPNFIDAMNNLGIVLRSKNMYQESLEVLAKAEKLDSLNIDTFNNLGLTHLSNGEIHKAIENFKKVLKIVPNYGTAHNNLSFAYYDIYNYAMAMQHAKAAERFGLKINPDFIKDLEKALDPDYFRMRHILVKTQEEAGKILQQLKQDGDFAELALNHSIDKNTASQGGDFGYFKKGDMQPELEQVVLKLKKNETSEVVKTALGFHIFERLK, encoded by the coding sequence ATGAAAAACTTGTTTTATTCACTGATTATCCTTTTAAAATTCAGCAGCCCTGGCCTGGCACAAACGGCCGACGAGTTCAACACTAAAGGTATGGAGTTCTTTAAAGAAGGCAAAATCAATGAAGCAATTCAGGAGTTGCAAAACGCCATAAAACAGGACACTACCTTCGTCAAAGCTTATATTAATTTGGGCTACATTTATTATGCAAACCGCATCCTTGATTACGCCATCCCTTTATACAAAAAAGCGCTAACCTTCGAGCCCGAGAGCGCCCTGGCCCATAATAATTTAGGTGCGGCTTTGCTCGCCAACCGGAATTATGCCGAAGCGATAAACGAATACAGGTTGGCAATAAAATATGACTCTACCTACACGGAAGCCCACAACAACCTGGCCTTTGCATATTATTCGGTGGGGCTTCAGGATTTTGCAATCAAAGAAGCAGAGACAGCATTAAAATTGAACCCGGATTATGCACGGGCCTACAACAATTTAGGCCTGGCTTATGGCGCAAAAAGCATGTTTGATGAAGCGGAAGTGCACTTAAAGAAAGCTTTGGAGCTGGCGCCCAACTTCATCGACGCCATGAACAACCTTGGCATCGTCCTCAGATCCAAAAACATGTATCAAGAAAGTCTCGAAGTGCTGGCAAAAGCAGAAAAACTGGACAGCTTAAATATTGACACCTTTAATAATTTAGGCTTAACCCATTTGAGCAACGGGGAGATTCATAAAGCAATTGAGAATTTCAAAAAAGTCCTGAAAATCGTACCAAATTACGGGACTGCGCACAACAATCTGTCGTTTGCTTATTATGACATTTATAACTATGCAATGGCGATGCAACACGCTAAGGCAGCCGAACGGTTTGGTCTCAAAATTAACCCGGATTTTATAAAAGATTTGGAAAAAGCACTCGACCCTGATTATTTTAGAATGCGGCACATCCTGGTCAAAACCCAAGAAGAGGCTGGGAAAATTTTGCAGCAATTAAAACAAGATGGAGACTTTGCCGAGCTTGCTTTGAATCATTCTATTGATAAAAATACTGCATCACAGGGCGGAGATTTTGGTTATTTTAAAAAAGGGGACATGCAGCCGGAATTAGAACAAGTCGTTTTGAAATTAAAAAAGAATGAAACAAGTGAGGTTGTAAAAACGGCTTTAGGATTCCATATTTTTGAAAGGCTTAAGTAA